A genomic window from Periweissella cryptocerci includes:
- the ndk gene encoding nucleoside-diphosphate kinase — MTERTLVIVKPDGVQRGKTGDIIRRIERKGYCLVALEMVQATETILREHYAELVEKSFFPEIVSYMTESPVVAIIIEGENVVEGWRSLMGTTMPTQAAPGTVRGDFGRDWPGNAVKNVVHGSDSPASAEREIAIWFPNLA, encoded by the coding sequence ATGACAGAACGAACTTTAGTAATTGTTAAGCCAGATGGTGTGCAACGAGGCAAAACCGGTGATATTATTCGGCGGATTGAACGTAAGGGTTATTGCCTAGTGGCTTTAGAAATGGTCCAAGCAACGGAAACAATCTTGCGAGAACATTATGCAGAGCTGGTTGAAAAATCATTTTTCCCAGAAATTGTTAGTTATATGACGGAAAGCCCCGTAGTTGCAATTATTATTGAAGGTGAGAATGTGGTAGAAGGTTGGCGTTCATTAATGGGAACGACCATGCCCACACAAGCAGCTCCAGGAACTGTGCGGGGGGATTTCGGGCGTGATTGGCCAGGCAACGCGGTTAAAAACGTTGTGCATGGTTCCGATTCACCAGCCAGTGCGGAACGCGAAATTGCCATCTGGTTCCCAAACTTAGCTTAA
- a CDS encoding sensor histidine kinase has translation MIAISPVQGLVEEIINSWSLIILIYWFVPELRAVKLFNIFNLVMLFVLPLLGNTSFIVYLSYIALLCLIIVRKTTQYEQYIIGISFAWMIWALSELTADWLCTNFLFKQAADVGSFGWVPMLSDDGLGLILIVLTGLFVKSQLAVASQNFAFFEAEFKRSMLGAAVVLALVGTSLIFIVHTVHYKGYNSGIVVIAFFFIIIISIWLYRMFNRMYQRLVQQKLDIANYEFLQQYNELLVDSDKQAHAFRHDISNLLLGIEGYADEGDIPGLSNYLKQVLDLTNQRFGSDAISTELAKVTNLGIKHILLRKIRLAQQLGIHVSLVVDTDFNLGLTDVEAVRLLSILVDNAIEATQTNPENGQIVIALVHLPEENRLVIKNTITESVDIEHLYDFGHSTKPNHSGIGLNTVRDIVNQYDVALLSLQATPNYFQITLTVQEATPC, from the coding sequence ATGATTGCAATCTCACCGGTTCAAGGCCTAGTCGAAGAAATCATTAACTCTTGGAGCTTAATTATTCTCATCTACTGGTTCGTCCCTGAACTGCGGGCCGTCAAACTCTTTAATATTTTTAATCTCGTGATGCTTTTCGTCTTACCGCTCCTCGGTAATACAAGTTTTATCGTGTACTTAAGCTATATCGCCTTGTTATGTCTGATTATTGTGCGTAAAACCACGCAATACGAACAGTACATTATCGGTATTTCATTTGCTTGGATGATTTGGGCGTTGTCTGAACTAACTGCTGATTGGCTTTGTACTAACTTTCTTTTTAAACAAGCTGCTGATGTTGGATCTTTTGGCTGGGTACCGATGTTAAGTGATGACGGGCTCGGACTCATCCTGATTGTCTTAACTGGATTGTTCGTCAAATCACAACTCGCTGTTGCCTCGCAAAACTTCGCTTTTTTTGAAGCGGAATTCAAACGTAGCATGCTCGGCGCCGCCGTTGTTTTAGCATTGGTTGGAACTAGCTTAATTTTCATTGTCCATACCGTGCATTACAAAGGTTATAACAGCGGTATCGTTGTCATTGCTTTCTTTTTTATTATCATCATTAGTATTTGGCTCTACCGAATGTTTAATCGAATGTATCAACGCCTAGTTCAGCAGAAACTTGATATTGCCAACTATGAATTTTTACAGCAATACAATGAATTATTAGTTGATTCTGATAAACAAGCGCATGCTTTTCGCCATGATATTTCTAATTTGTTATTGGGGATTGAAGGCTACGCTGATGAAGGTGATATTCCTGGCTTAAGTAATTATCTCAAACAAGTTTTGGATCTCACCAACCAACGTTTTGGTTCTGATGCAATTTCAACTGAATTAGCCAAAGTAACAAATTTGGGGATTAAGCACATCCTATTGCGCAAAATCCGCCTCGCTCAGCAACTTGGTATTCATGTTTCGCTCGTAGTTGACACCGACTTTAATCTTGGCTTGACTGATGTTGAAGCCGTACGATTACTTAGCATCTTAGTGGACAATGCGATTGAAGCGACGCAAACCAATCCCGAAAATGGTCAGATTGTGATTGCGCTCGTCCATCTCCCCGAAGAAAATCGGTTGGTCATCAAAAATACAATCACGGAATCCGTTGATATTGAACACCTATACGACTTTGGGCATAGTACGAAACCTAACCATAGCGGAATTGGGCTCAACACTGTTCGCGACATTGTTAATCAATACGACGTCGCCCTACTCAGTCTCCAAGCAACACCTAATTATTTTCAAATTACCCTGACCGTTCAGGAGGCAACCCCATGTTAA
- a CDS encoding YczE/YyaS/YitT family protein: MKKLINENLSVKSVLVSLIGIFFISVGVAFNSNTALGNDPIGIFYDGIRAILGLDLSQLGFISNFINIGLLLVLFVLNRKLINIGTFLYMIPYGFFVSIGSKLHPMIFTNDALVTRLLCGASGITLIYVGLGMFIASNIGVDAFSGFFLTIAEKTGWSIQRSKITMDVCLTIIGFALGGTFGLITVVCAATCGPAVQFLTAFFKKVIYDVNPIAVVEEAVEGLVEETQNKVEFD, translated from the coding sequence ATGAAAAAGTTAATTAACGAAAATTTGTCAGTCAAATCAGTGCTTGTTTCACTGATCGGAATTTTCTTCATCTCAGTTGGGGTGGCATTTAATAGTAATACGGCATTGGGTAACGACCCGATTGGGATTTTTTACGATGGGATTCGCGCGATTTTAGGTTTGGATTTGAGTCAACTAGGATTCATCTCAAACTTCATTAATATTGGTTTGTTGTTAGTATTGTTCGTCTTGAATCGTAAATTAATCAACATTGGGACGTTCTTGTACATGATTCCTTATGGTTTCTTTGTATCAATTGGTAGTAAGCTCCATCCCATGATTTTTACTAACGATGCCTTAGTAACGCGTTTACTGTGTGGTGCGAGTGGAATTACGCTAATCTACGTTGGATTAGGTATGTTCATTGCTAGTAACATTGGTGTGGATGCATTCTCTGGCTTTTTCCTCACAATTGCTGAAAAGACCGGTTGGAGCATTCAACGTTCAAAAATTACGATGGATGTTTGCTTGACAATCATTGGCTTTGCACTTGGTGGTACCTTTGGTCTGATTACGGTTGTCTGCGCAGCAACTTGTGGCCCAGCCGTACAATTTTTAACAGCTTTCTTTAAAAAGGTGATCTACGACGTCAACCCAATCGCAGTGGTTGAAGAAGCTGTCGAAGGATTAGTTGAAGAAACACAAAATAAAGTTGAATTTGATTAG
- a CDS encoding Y-family DNA polymerase, giving the protein MYDYSNEQHSVIFLIDMKSFYASCEAVSRGDDPLTVPLVVASMAKNTGAGLILATSPAAKKKYGITNVSRVKDLPDAPDLVIVEPRMNYYIAMNMKVNEIFKEYVAEEDLHRYSIDESILDLTHSWKLFGATPTEVAHRIQREVFDKLGLYVTVGIGDNPTLAKLALDLVAKHESTMIGTIHYQDVPTVLWPITELDEVWSIGRRTAIKLRALGINSLGDLAHYNPYKFKQKLGVIGQQLFLLSWGIDRAVVREKVFAKSKSYGNSQVLPRDYQRAAELVIVIREIAEQVAARIRKHQYQATQASLYVGFSNHSAATGRNGFTNQVRITATNNSRELTNAIFELFHKNWAGEPVRHIGIYYSQLVPDVGQQLDLFTAPERQIQNNQVDRVVDNIRKRFGFTALVKASSLLAGGTAIERAGLVGGHRGGNSYE; this is encoded by the coding sequence ATGTATGACTACAGTAATGAACAGCATTCAGTGATATTTTTGATTGATATGAAGTCGTTTTATGCGAGTTGTGAAGCTGTATCTCGTGGCGATGATCCTTTGACGGTGCCGTTAGTGGTCGCGTCGATGGCTAAAAACACCGGTGCTGGTCTGATTTTGGCAACATCGCCAGCCGCTAAAAAGAAATACGGGATTACCAACGTGTCCCGAGTGAAGGACTTACCTGATGCCCCTGATTTAGTGATTGTTGAGCCCCGGATGAATTATTATATTGCCATGAATATGAAGGTTAATGAAATTTTTAAAGAATACGTGGCCGAAGAAGATTTACATCGTTATTCTATTGATGAATCAATTCTTGATTTAACACACTCGTGGAAATTATTTGGTGCGACACCAACTGAAGTAGCACACCGTATCCAACGCGAAGTCTTTGATAAGTTGGGATTGTATGTGACCGTTGGTATTGGTGATAATCCGACGTTGGCAAAATTAGCACTAGATTTAGTCGCTAAGCACGAAAGCACGATGATTGGTACAATTCATTATCAAGACGTGCCAACGGTATTGTGGCCGATTACAGAACTTGATGAGGTGTGGTCAATTGGACGCAGAACCGCAATAAAACTACGAGCATTAGGAATTAATTCGCTTGGTGATTTAGCCCATTATAATCCATATAAATTCAAACAAAAATTGGGGGTCATTGGACAACAACTATTTCTGTTAAGCTGGGGAATTGATCGGGCGGTTGTGCGTGAGAAAGTTTTTGCTAAGTCCAAGTCGTATGGTAATTCACAAGTCTTACCACGTGATTATCAAAGAGCGGCTGAACTAGTGATTGTGATTCGTGAAATTGCAGAACAAGTAGCAGCACGAATTCGCAAGCATCAGTATCAAGCAACACAGGCCTCATTATATGTAGGCTTTTCAAATCATAGCGCAGCTACGGGACGAAATGGTTTCACTAACCAAGTCCGAATTACGGCGACTAACAATTCACGTGAGCTGACTAATGCAATTTTCGAATTATTCCATAAAAATTGGGCCGGTGAACCAGTGCGCCATATTGGCATTTATTACAGTCAACTGGTTCCAGACGTTGGGCAACAATTAGATTTATTTACCGCTCCCGAACGACAAATTCAGAACAATCAGGTTGACCGAGTTGTTGATAATATCCGTAAGCGCTTCGGTTTTACTGCTTTGGTTAAAGCAAGTAGTTTATTAGCAGGTGGGACGGCAATTGAGCGGGCCGGGTTAGTTGGTGGTCATCGCGGTGGAAATAGCTATGAGTGA
- a CDS encoding DNA polymerase III subunit alpha, whose protein sequence is MSEVYFDDDAYDEERTNIFIRDASDRGMLKWGGFYLSDHTKVIEQTQADEMAVEARQQHPQQSLSEIGQVLLQAQLKNKTVLLQRASQDQEHHIAADIIGNLNGYTDTGIVIAETQVAYDDIWYVELMG, encoded by the coding sequence ATGAGTGAAGTTTATTTTGATGATGATGCGTACGATGAAGAACGGACCAATATTTTCATTCGCGATGCTAGTGACCGTGGCATGTTGAAATGGGGTGGCTTTTATCTGAGTGACCATACCAAGGTAATTGAACAAACTCAAGCAGATGAGATGGCCGTTGAGGCGCGCCAGCAGCATCCGCAACAATCGCTATCAGAAATTGGCCAAGTGCTACTACAGGCTCAGCTAAAAAATAAAACGGTGTTGTTACAACGTGCTAGTCAAGACCAAGAACATCACATTGCGGCTGACATTATTGGCAACCTCAATGGTTATACAGATACAGGAATTGTAATTGCTGAGACCCAAGTTGCTTATGACGATATTTGGTATGTGGAATTGATGGGATAG
- a CDS encoding gluconate:H+ symporter, whose protein sequence is MVILAGLTSDPKTGLFALAVNGFNIWPFLILVLGIALLLTLILKYKINTFVTLIVVSILVALALGMNPAGIADALKNGIGGTLGELVVVFGFGSMIGRLVSDSGGSYRIARTLIDKFGKKRLQWAVAFASFIIGISLLFEVGLVVLIPIVFTIALEAGVPLLFLGIPMATALSAAQGFLPPQPSPTAVANILGAPIGMVLVYGILVAIPAMIVAGPLFTRVARKYVPDAFKITKHLDALGDVKQFKLEETPTFAMSILTSLMAVIFMVATTIITMVVNGGKQVYGGVIGDANWAAMTKAAQHGYLTDPTTFQRIIAFLGNPLIAMVIALLFALWSMGKHQGRTMGEVNTTLSDAVKSIANLLLVIGGGAAFKGVLTAGGISQAIADAFAHSSMSPILFAWLIAVIIRVSVGSATVAGMTAAGIVAPIVAAQTAVNPVFVVLAIGAGSLAASHVNDAGFWMFKEFFDLDVKQTLKTWTVLETLISVVGLIVIMILSAIVGN, encoded by the coding sequence ATGGTAATTTTAGCAGGGCTGACAAGCGATCCTAAAACTGGATTGTTCGCATTAGCCGTTAATGGTTTTAACATTTGGCCATTTTTAATATTAGTTTTAGGTATTGCACTTTTGTTGACGTTAATCTTGAAGTATAAGATTAATACATTTGTAACGCTGATTGTTGTTTCAATCTTAGTTGCCTTGGCGTTGGGGATGAACCCCGCCGGGATCGCCGATGCATTGAAGAACGGTATCGGTGGTACATTAGGGGAACTGGTCGTCGTCTTTGGTTTCGGATCAATGATTGGCCGTTTAGTTTCTGACTCAGGTGGTTCATATCGGATTGCCCGCACTTTGATTGATAAATTTGGTAAAAAGCGGCTCCAATGGGCAGTTGCCTTTGCTTCATTTATCATTGGAATTTCATTGCTCTTTGAAGTTGGATTGGTTGTTTTGATTCCAATCGTCTTCACCATTGCGCTTGAAGCTGGTGTACCTTTGCTCTTCTTGGGTATTCCAATGGCAACTGCTTTATCAGCTGCCCAAGGTTTCTTGCCTCCACAACCATCACCAACTGCCGTGGCTAACATCTTGGGTGCGCCAATTGGCATGGTCTTAGTATATGGGATTCTTGTTGCGATTCCTGCAATGATTGTGGCTGGTCCATTATTCACACGGGTTGCGCGTAAGTATGTGCCTGATGCTTTCAAGATTACTAAACACTTGGATGCTTTAGGTGATGTTAAGCAATTTAAGTTAGAAGAAACACCAACCTTTGCAATGTCAATTTTGACAAGTTTGATGGCCGTAATCTTCATGGTTGCGACGACCATTATCACAATGGTAGTTAATGGTGGTAAACAAGTTTATGGTGGTGTGATTGGTGATGCTAATTGGGCTGCCATGACTAAAGCTGCTCAACACGGTTACTTAACTGACCCAACGACTTTCCAACGGATTATCGCCTTCTTGGGTAACCCACTAATTGCGATGGTTATTGCGTTACTCTTTGCCTTATGGTCAATGGGTAAGCACCAAGGCCGGACAATGGGTGAAGTTAACACGACTTTGAGTGACGCAGTTAAGTCGATTGCCAACTTGCTCTTAGTTATTGGTGGTGGTGCAGCATTTAAGGGTGTATTGACGGCTGGTGGTATCTCACAAGCAATTGCCGATGCGTTCGCACACTCATCAATGTCACCAATCTTGTTCGCTTGGTTGATTGCCGTGATCATCCGTGTCTCAGTTGGTTCTGCCACTGTTGCCGGTATGACTGCCGCTGGTATCGTTGCGCCAATCGTTGCTGCACAAACAGCTGTTAACCCAGTGTTCGTTGTACTCGCAATTGGTGCCGGTTCATTAGCTGCTTCACACGTTAATGATGCTGGTTTCTGGATGTTCAAGGAATTCTTTGATTTGGATGTTAAGCAAACATTGAAAACTTGGACCGTGCTTGAAACATTGATTTCCGTTGTTGGTTTGATTGTAATTATGATTCTTTCAGCCATCGTTGGTAACTAA
- a CDS encoding LytR/AlgR family response regulator transcription factor — protein sequence MLNVFIVEDTPELATTYEAHINKQIFINDYNAAVTLVCNNSAPVLEQLKAQQIQGGLYFLDIEIADKVTNGIDLAMAIRNLDIDAAIVFLTSHDEMVMPAIEAKVTMLDYIIKTSGLEKSKQRITEDLALAIKRNIQINKQRTGFVYSIGTKKFTAQPDDVLYLESAASDHKLILHQVNEINDLNGNLNVFEKDYDFLVRIYRSILVNVNKIVTVDTKARTVTLTNGIELPISTHYMKELIKNRM from the coding sequence ATGTTAAACGTATTTATTGTTGAAGACACACCAGAGTTAGCAACAACCTATGAAGCGCATATTAATAAACAAATTTTTATCAACGACTATAACGCTGCTGTTACACTCGTTTGTAACAATTCAGCCCCCGTTTTAGAACAGCTCAAAGCGCAACAAATTCAGGGTGGTTTATATTTCTTAGATATTGAAATTGCCGATAAAGTGACTAATGGTATTGATTTAGCCATGGCCATTCGTAATCTCGATATTGATGCTGCAATTGTTTTTTTAACTTCCCATGATGAGATGGTGATGCCGGCAATTGAAGCGAAAGTCACCATGCTGGATTACATCATTAAAACTTCAGGACTTGAGAAATCAAAGCAACGGATTACCGAAGATTTAGCGTTGGCAATTAAGCGCAATATTCAAATCAATAAACAACGCACCGGTTTTGTTTATTCAATTGGCACCAAAAAGTTCACGGCACAACCTGACGACGTCCTCTATCTTGAATCAGCCGCCAGTGACCACAAATTAATTTTGCATCAAGTCAACGAAATCAATGATTTAAACGGGAATCTCAACGTCTTTGAAAAAGACTACGATTTTCTAGTGCGTATTTACCGTAGCATCTTGGTTAATGTCAACAAAATTGTTACGGTTGACACTAAAGCACGTACCGTGACACTAACGAATGGTATCGAACTACCAATTTCCACGCACTACATGAAGGAGCTTATTAAAAATCGCATGTAG
- a CDS encoding helix-turn-helix domain-containing protein translates to MFNGLKLKQVRELHNLTVEYLAEQLESNAKFFRNVEAGFMQPPIEIVNDLAEFFFVQPDFFYAASFLEDSVDEEAIFFDRDDWKLRTKTKAQLRRVQFVDAIINRAAAGLVFPKFTIDELRKYALNQYLLGTSIATIAETVREKLKIQQNYELLQALEIAGIRVLDYKTDTEIKPYSLWTDNGTAYIAFGNALYAQVDRNFVLAQQLGHLLLHQGIDMNTISAQDFRDLTHEAIEFAYELLLPTEEFVKTFNKAIKDPTHLVEYLPIREHFQVSVKNIQRRALILEMYEPDVAGKLMTELRREKWERREPGDDTDMIYLAGRNISILTGLFRMSPMTLAMFLKEFQIKLEFLQSLFGTKMEYLEDLENPAVKPDGKPKQTYMHLL, encoded by the coding sequence GTGTTTAATGGATTAAAATTAAAACAGGTACGTGAATTACATAATCTAACTGTGGAATATTTAGCAGAGCAATTAGAAAGTAACGCGAAATTTTTTCGCAATGTAGAAGCGGGTTTCATGCAGCCACCTATTGAGATTGTAAATGATTTGGCAGAATTCTTTTTTGTACAGCCGGATTTCTTTTATGCGGCAAGCTTTTTAGAAGATAGTGTCGATGAAGAAGCAATATTTTTTGATCGCGATGACTGGAAATTACGTACAAAAACGAAGGCACAATTACGCCGGGTGCAGTTTGTTGATGCGATTATTAACCGGGCAGCAGCCGGATTAGTTTTTCCTAAGTTCACAATCGATGAATTGCGCAAATACGCGTTAAATCAGTATTTGCTAGGTACAAGTATCGCCACAATTGCGGAAACAGTCCGCGAAAAATTAAAAATACAACAAAATTATGAACTTTTGCAAGCGTTGGAAATTGCTGGCATCCGCGTACTAGACTATAAGACTGATACTGAAATTAAGCCATATAGTTTGTGGACGGATAACGGTACGGCGTATATTGCTTTTGGCAATGCGCTGTACGCACAAGTTGATCGTAATTTTGTCTTGGCACAACAGCTTGGTCATTTACTATTACATCAAGGCATTGATATGAATACAATTTCGGCGCAAGATTTTCGTGATTTGACGCATGAAGCGATTGAATTTGCATATGAACTGTTGTTACCGACGGAAGAATTTGTGAAGACGTTTAATAAAGCAATTAAGGATCCGACGCATTTGGTTGAGTATTTGCCAATTCGAGAGCATTTTCAGGTTTCTGTGAAAAATATTCAACGCCGCGCTTTAATTTTGGAGATGTATGAACCAGATGTTGCAGGCAAGCTCATGACGGAATTACGGCGTGAAAAATGGGAACGTCGTGAACCCGGTGATGATACTGATATGATTTATTTGGCCGGCCGGAATATTTCAATTTTGACGGGACTCTTTAGAATGTCACCAATGACATTAGCGATGTTTTTAAAGGAGTTCCAGATTAAACTTGAATTTTTACAGTCACTATTCGGTACTAAAATGGAATATTTAGAAGACTTAGAGAATCCAGCCGTCAAACCAGACGGAAAGCCGAAGCAAACTTATATGCATTTGTTATAA
- a CDS encoding TetR/AcrR family transcriptional regulator has translation MKQTAINKRTEEKIRQAFLHLLNEHYFTQITINMLVKEAGVSRGTFYVHYEDIYALRKQTQAVILQQLGTKTRDGLIAMVDDYQHGNHDIPSLAVHLEPGLVNAFNLRKSIHGLATNAGYADFRKSLHDKFHTMLFRRNLFHADIVESMSAVPDDYVEELIVTSMLSMIAYWLNKDNPETPAEFAVILLQTLVIAPIHL, from the coding sequence ATGAAACAAACAGCAATCAATAAGCGGACTGAAGAAAAAATCCGGCAAGCTTTCTTACATTTATTAAACGAGCACTACTTCACTCAAATCACGATTAATATGCTCGTCAAAGAAGCTGGTGTCAGTCGCGGAACGTTCTACGTCCACTATGAAGATATTTACGCGTTACGCAAACAAACCCAAGCTGTCATTCTCCAACAGCTTGGGACTAAGACCCGTGATGGTTTAATTGCGATGGTAGATGATTATCAACATGGCAACCATGATATTCCGAGCTTAGCGGTTCATCTGGAGCCCGGCTTAGTCAATGCGTTTAATTTGCGTAAATCAATTCATGGTCTTGCGACGAATGCCGGTTACGCCGATTTTCGTAAATCATTGCACGACAAGTTTCATACCATGCTTTTTCGCCGTAACCTCTTTCATGCAGATATTGTCGAATCAATGTCTGCTGTCCCAGATGATTATGTTGAAGAACTAATTGTTACCAGCATGTTATCCATGATTGCGTACTGGCTTAACAAAGACAACCCGGAAACCCCCGCCGAGTTTGCAGTCATTCTTTTGCAAACGCTCGTCATAGCTCCAATCCATCTGTAA
- a CDS encoding YhgE/Pip family protein, with product MVSIEWRRVLKSKFLLIGAILVVLLPAVYGMIFVGSMWDPYGKVNQLPVAVVNQDETAQINGKQLKIGDELVTGMKKTKALDYHFVSEATAQNGLEKGKYYMVVTFPKDFSKNATTVLTKHPKQMVLKYDTAAGRNYIAEKMTSQAASILKEQVAANITKLYAQSILDSIHKTGQGMAKAADGSQQLANGGQKLADGSGKLTNGLDELNDQMLSFSNGQETLSLGLKKYLAGATELASGSQKVATGTAAFAKNLKKVNTGVQKLNQNSQQLNAGAKAAKNGTSELQTGSAQLTSGLNELAGKIDTTSLKQLQSGSSDFASNIAALSKAATAGATAGDPGLAKIAPQLAALSSGYQAKLNPGVQATTTGMTTVKTAITSKLQPGSQKVTSGLGKMTTGLQNLQTGLTTYTGGVAKLATGIGELNAQAPKLNNGAQQVASGLGTLTGSNGQLASGSEKLATGATALAAGTDKLGTGAKTLDTGLGKLMTGQNSLTDSLNSGADKLNAIPTKKANGNAVANPVAAKQHETAPVPNNGTAMAPYMLSVALWTGSIVLTTLFDVKRRYAQVKTAGQMWLSKFIILGPLAILQGLGIYLALHFIWGFNANHPVITVGILSLAALTYLSLITFLKLGLGPLGMLVALVYMFLQLSVAGGTYPVFLTTHFYQAVHPFVPMTYAVDALRHTISIGYLSQINGDVLILLASIIGLQVLVYLLYVRMFKHGAKTVVANATSDAAEAKELLGQD from the coding sequence ATGGTATCGATAGAATGGCGTCGCGTACTAAAAAGTAAATTTTTGTTAATTGGCGCAATTTTAGTTGTGTTATTGCCAGCAGTCTACGGAATGATTTTTGTGGGCTCAATGTGGGATCCATATGGGAAGGTTAATCAATTGCCCGTGGCGGTTGTAAATCAGGATGAGACAGCCCAAATTAATGGCAAACAACTCAAAATTGGTGATGAATTAGTTACCGGAATGAAGAAAACGAAAGCGCTAGATTATCATTTTGTCAGCGAAGCAACCGCGCAAAATGGTTTGGAAAAAGGCAAGTATTACATGGTTGTCACGTTTCCAAAGGATTTTTCAAAAAATGCAACAACGGTGTTAACCAAGCACCCCAAGCAAATGGTCTTGAAATACGATACCGCAGCGGGGCGTAATTATATTGCTGAGAAAATGACATCGCAAGCCGCTTCAATATTAAAGGAACAGGTTGCTGCCAATATTACGAAGTTATACGCCCAAAGTATCCTCGATAGTATTCACAAGACAGGTCAAGGAATGGCGAAGGCTGCCGATGGGAGTCAACAACTTGCTAACGGCGGACAAAAACTCGCTGATGGCAGTGGCAAACTAACTAATGGCCTTGATGAATTAAATGATCAGATGTTGTCATTTTCAAATGGTCAGGAAACTTTGAGTTTGGGTTTAAAGAAGTATTTGGCAGGCGCGACCGAATTAGCTAGTGGTAGTCAAAAAGTCGCAACTGGTACGGCCGCATTTGCTAAGAATTTAAAAAAGGTGAATACCGGTGTCCAAAAACTTAATCAAAATTCACAACAACTTAATGCGGGAGCCAAGGCCGCCAAGAATGGCACTAGTGAATTGCAAACGGGTAGTGCACAACTGACTAGCGGATTAAATGAACTGGCGGGTAAAATTGACACTACCAGTTTGAAACAATTGCAAAGCGGAAGCAGTGATTTTGCTAGCAACATAGCGGCTTTAAGCAAAGCTGCAACGGCTGGCGCGACTGCTGGTGATCCTGGCTTAGCAAAAATTGCTCCACAATTGGCAGCCTTGAGTTCAGGTTACCAAGCAAAATTAAACCCTGGCGTGCAAGCAACAACGACAGGGATGACAACAGTAAAGACTGCCATCACTAGTAAGTTACAACCTGGTTCACAAAAAGTGACCAGTGGTCTTGGAAAAATGACGACAGGATTACAGAACTTACAAACTGGCTTAACAACTTATACTGGCGGTGTCGCTAAATTAGCTACTGGTATCGGTGAACTAAATGCCCAAGCACCTAAATTAAATAATGGTGCCCAACAAGTCGCCAGTGGTTTAGGGACCTTAACTGGGTCTAATGGCCAATTAGCGAGTGGTAGTGAGAAGTTGGCAACTGGAGCGACTGCATTGGCTGCTGGAACGGATAAACTCGGGACAGGTGCAAAAACTTTAGATACCGGGTTAGGCAAGTTAATGACCGGTCAAAACAGTTTAACGGATTCATTGAATAGTGGGGCCGATAAGTTAAACGCAATTCCTACGAAAAAGGCCAATGGGAATGCTGTTGCTAACCCAGTGGCTGCCAAACAACACGAAACCGCGCCTGTCCCTAACAATGGGACAGCTATGGCACCATACATGTTATCAGTTGCGCTATGGACGGGTTCAATTGTGCTGACAACATTGTTTGATGTTAAACGGCGGTATGCTCAAGTTAAGACTGCGGGCCAAATGTGGTTATCAAAATTCATTATCTTGGGACCACTTGCGATTTTGCAAGGCTTGGGAATTTACTTAGCATTACACTTTATCTGGGGCTTTAATGCCAACCATCCGGTAATAACGGTTGGGATATTAAGTTTAGCTGCATTGACGTATTTGAGCCTGATTACGTTCTTGAAGCTAGGCTTAGGTCCACTAGGAATGTTGGTGGCGTTAGTCTACATGTTCTTGCAGCTATCGGTTGCGGGTGGAACGTATCCCGTGTTCTTGACGACACACTTTTATCAAGCCGTACACCCATTTGTGCCAATGACGTACGCCGTGGATGCATTACGGCACACGATTTCAATTGGTTATCTGAGTCAAATAAATGGGGATGTACTAATCTTGCTGGCTTCAATTATTGGTTTGCAAGTATTAGTTTACCTATTGTATGTCCGGATGTTTAAGCACGGCGCTAAAACCGTCGTCGCCAATGCCACTAGTGATGCTGCTGAAGCCAAAGAATTACTCGGACAAGATTAA